From a single Syngnathus scovelli strain Florida chromosome 2, RoL_Ssco_1.2, whole genome shotgun sequence genomic region:
- the LOC125988477 gene encoding indian hedgehog B protein yields the protein MLLPRLLAVLAGCALLLTPGCGGCGPGRGYGKRRSPRKLAPLAYKQFSPNVAEKTLGASGRYEGKITRNSERFRELTPNYNPDIIFKDEENTGADRMMTQRCKDKLNSLAISVMNLWPGVRLRVTEGWDEDGHHSEESLHYEGRAVDITTSDRDRNKYAMLARLAVEAGFDWVYYESKAHIHCSVKSDHSVAARSGGCFPGDALVTVQNGLQKFIRDLRPGEPVLTLSGAQLVYSQVLTFLDRDPAAHKLFYTLKTKNGARLSLTAAHLLFVSKGNCSEGGSPTPGSLRTVYACDARPGQCVLVADGPSGTLSRITGVTVTKRRGVFAPLTAQGTLVVDGVVASCYAVVEGHSLAHRAFSPLRLMHSWAGSSGYRGDGVHWYAEVLHWLGRMLLDSGDFHPLGVTAASR from the exons ATGCTTCTCCCGAGGCTGCTCGCGGTTCTCGCCGGGTGCGCCTTGCTCCTGACGCCGGGCTGCGGGGGTTGCGGACCGGGTCGAGGCTACGGCAAGAGGCGCTCGCCGCGAAAGTTGGCACCGCTCGCTTACAAGCAGTTCAGCCCCAACGTGGCCGAGAAGACGTTGGGGGCCAGCGGGAGATACGAAGGCAAAATCACCCGCAACTCGGAGCGCTTCAGGGAGCTCACGCCCAACTACAACCCCGACATCATCTTCAAGGATGAGGAGAACACAGGTGCAGACCGCATGATGACGCAG CGCTGTAAGGACAAGTTGAACTCTCTGGCCATCTCCGTGATGAACCTTTGGCCCGGGGTCAGGCTGCGGGTCACCGAGGGCTGGGACGAAGACGGCCACCACTCGGAGGAGTCGCTCCACTACGAGGGGCGGGCTGTGGACATCACCACCTCCGACCGGGATAGGAACAAATACGCCATGTTGGCTCGGCTGGCGGTGGAGGCGGGCTTCGACTGGGTCTACTACGAATCCAAGGCTCACATCCACTGCAGTGTCAAGTCAG ACCACTCAGTGGCAGCCCGGTCCGGAGGTTGTTTCCCGGGCGACGCCTTGGTCACTGTGCAAAACGGCCTCCAGAAGTTCATCCGTGACCTTCGCCCCGGCGAGCCTGTCCTGACCTTGTCTGGCGCCCAACTGGTGTACAGCCAAGTCCTGACTTTCCTGGACCGCGACCCGGCGGCACACAAGCTCTTCTACACCCTGAAGACAAAAAATGGGGCGCGGCTTTCCCTCACCGCCGCCCACTTGCTGTTTGTGTCTAAGGGCAACTGCTCAGAAGGGGGGTCGCCCACCCCCGGCTCCCTGAGGACGGTGTACGCTTgcgatgcccggccgggccagtGCGTGCTGGTGGCCGACGGCCCGTCGGGAACCCTTTCCCGCATCACGGGGGTCACGGTGACAAAGAGGAGGGGGGTTTTCGCTCCTCTGACGGCGCAGGGGACCCTAGTGGTGGACGGGGTGGTAGCATCCTGCTATGCGGTAGTGGAAGGGCATTCTTTGGCTCACCGGGCCTTCTCGCCACTCAGGCTGATGCACAGCTGGGCTGGAAGCAGCGGTTACCGTGGCGATGGGGTCCATTGGTATGCTGAGGTTTTACACTGGCTGGGGAGGATGCTGTTGGACTCTGGGGACTTCCACCCACTGGGCGTGACCGCAGCCTCCAGGTGA